Proteins encoded together in one Chitinophaga varians window:
- the ffh gene encoding signal recognition particle protein — translation MFESLSERLDSAFKQLKGEGRISEINIATTIKEIRRALVDADVNYKIAKEFTDKVKDKAMGEKVLTAISPGQLMVKIVKDELAELMGGTESEIDIKTNPSVILIAGLQGSGKTTFSGKLANFLKSKKAKKPLLVAADIYRPAAIDQLKVLGEQIGVEVYSEPENKNAVQIAENAVKHAKANGNNIIIIDTAGRLAVDEVMMTEVANVKNAVKPQEILFVVDSMTGQDAVNTAKAFNDRLDFTGVVLTKLDGDTRGGAALTIRYTVTKPIKFVSMGEKMDTLDVFYPERMAQRILGMGDITTLVERAQAQFNEEQAKKLEKKIRQNQFDFDDFREQLQQIKKMGNLKDLMGMIPGVGKAVKDLDISDDAFKGIEAMINSMTPAERGNPDIIDGSRRKRIAKGAGKNIQDVNQFMKQFEQMRQMMKMMNKFGAGGKGLRGLVK, via the coding sequence ATGTTTGAATCATTATCAGAGAGATTAGATTCCGCGTTTAAGCAACTTAAAGGGGAAGGCCGTATTTCGGAAATCAATATCGCCACCACCATTAAGGAAATCCGCCGCGCACTGGTGGATGCGGACGTGAACTACAAAATAGCCAAGGAATTTACTGATAAAGTAAAGGATAAAGCCATGGGAGAAAAGGTGTTGACCGCCATCTCTCCCGGACAGCTCATGGTAAAGATCGTGAAAGACGAACTGGCAGAGCTGATGGGTGGCACCGAATCCGAAATTGATATCAAAACAAACCCCTCCGTTATACTTATCGCTGGTTTGCAGGGTTCGGGCAAAACCACCTTCTCCGGTAAACTGGCCAACTTCCTCAAGTCCAAAAAGGCGAAGAAACCCCTGCTGGTAGCAGCAGATATCTACCGCCCGGCGGCGATCGACCAGCTGAAAGTGCTGGGCGAGCAGATCGGAGTGGAAGTGTATAGCGAGCCCGAAAATAAAAACGCCGTGCAGATCGCCGAAAATGCGGTCAAACACGCTAAAGCCAATGGCAATAACATCATCATCATCGATACCGCTGGCCGTTTGGCCGTGGACGAGGTGATGATGACCGAAGTGGCCAACGTAAAAAATGCGGTGAAGCCACAGGAGATCCTGTTCGTGGTAGACTCCATGACCGGCCAGGATGCGGTCAACACCGCCAAGGCGTTTAACGACCGCCTGGACTTTACCGGCGTGGTGCTCACCAAACTGGACGGTGATACCCGCGGCGGTGCGGCCCTGACCATTCGTTACACCGTTACCAAGCCGATCAAGTTCGTGAGCATGGGCGAAAAGATGGACACCCTCGACGTGTTCTATCCGGAACGTATGGCCCAGCGTATCCTCGGTATGGGTGATATCACCACCCTCGTGGAACGCGCCCAGGCCCAGTTCAACGAAGAGCAGGCTAAAAAACTGGAGAAAAAAATCCGCCAGAACCAGTTCGATTTTGACGATTTCCGGGAACAGCTCCAGCAGATCAAGAAAATGGGTAACCTGAAAGACCTGATGGGCATGATCCCCGGCGTAGGCAAGGCGGTAAAGGACCTCGATATCAGCGACGACGCATTCAAAGGCATCGAAGCCATGATCAACTCCATGACACCGGCTGAACGCGGTAATCCCGACATCATTGACGGCAGCCGCCGTAAGCGTATCGCTAAAGGCGCCGGCAAAAACATCCAGGACGTAAACCAGTTCATGAAACAATTTGAACAAATGCGCCAGATGATGAAGATGATGAACAAGTTTGGCGCTGGTGGCAAGGGTTTGAGAGGGCTGGTAAAATAA
- a CDS encoding RNA polymerase sigma factor RpoD/SigA → MRQLKITKSITNRESQSLEKYLQEIGKVDLITPEEEVNLAIRIKQGDQRALEKLTKANLRFVVSVAKQYQNQGLSLSDLINEGNLGLIKAAQRFDETRGFKFISYAVWWIRQSILQALAEQSRIVRLPLNKVGLSNKISKAYSQLEQEFEREPSPDELATILEINTDEVEATLGVAARHVSMDAPFIDGEDNSLLDVLENPNAVSADEELDHHDSLRREIERSLSTLTDRQKDVIMLYFGIAVEHPMSLEDIGEKFGLTRERVRQIKDKAITKLRTTSRSKLLRNYLG, encoded by the coding sequence ATGCGCCAACTTAAAATCACTAAATCCATTACCAACAGGGAATCTCAGTCCCTGGAGAAGTACTTGCAGGAGATTGGGAAGGTGGATTTAATTACGCCGGAGGAAGAGGTAAATCTCGCCATCCGCATCAAGCAGGGCGATCAGAGAGCATTGGAAAAGCTGACTAAAGCTAACCTCCGCTTTGTGGTATCCGTTGCCAAACAGTATCAGAACCAGGGTCTGTCGCTCAGCGACCTGATCAACGAGGGCAACCTGGGGTTAATTAAAGCTGCTCAACGTTTTGATGAAACGCGCGGTTTTAAATTCATTTCCTACGCCGTATGGTGGATTCGTCAGTCCATCCTGCAGGCACTGGCAGAACAGTCCAGGATCGTAAGGCTGCCGCTGAACAAAGTAGGCCTCAGCAATAAGATCAGCAAGGCATATTCCCAGCTGGAACAGGAATTTGAAAGGGAGCCGTCACCCGACGAGCTGGCCACTATCCTCGAAATCAATACCGATGAAGTGGAAGCCACCCTCGGCGTAGCCGCCCGCCACGTGTCCATGGACGCGCCGTTCATTGACGGGGAAGACAACTCCCTGCTGGACGTGCTCGAAAATCCAAACGCCGTTAGCGCTGACGAGGAACTGGACCACCATGACTCCCTTCGCCGGGAAATCGAAAGGTCCCTGTCTACCCTCACAGATCGCCAGAAAGATGTGATCATGCTGTATTTCGGCATCGCAGTGGAACATCCGATGTCCCTCGAAGATATCGGGGAAAAATTTGGCCTCACCCGCGAAAGGGTCCGTCAGATCAAAGACAAGGCCATTACCAAACTCAGGACCACTTCCAGAAGCAAACTGCTCCGGAACTACCTGGGATAG